In Bacteroidota bacterium, the sequence CGCCGACGGGGCTACGGTCGGTCCGCTCGGCCCGCACCCAGAGGTCGCCGTGCGCGTCCTCTTCGATCTGCCGCACCTGGTTGCCCGGCAGCGAGGCCACGTCGAACGGCTCGAAGCGCCAGGTGCGCATCGTGTAGCCATCCCATCGCCCGAGCCCCTCGCGGGTGCCGAACCACAGGAAGCCGCGCCGGTCTTCGAGGATATCGTAGACGGACGACTGCGGGAGGTACGGTTCCACGTCGTGCGCCCGCTCGAAGCGCGGCGTCCAGGCCTCGCCCTCCGTCCCGCTGGTTTGGCCACTGGCTTGGACGACTGGCCCTTGCGCTACAGCACGCCCGGTGCCCCACCCTACGGCGAGCACGACGAACAAACTGATCCAGCGGATGCCACCATACATCGCACAACTGCCTGAAAACGAGTCAGTTGGCAAGATGCACGCCCGACATCACTAGGTGCAAGGGAGATGCAGAGAAACAGGAATGTCACCAGACGGCGCTACGCCCCTCCCCATTCCCTATTCCCTCTTGCTGAACACCACGCGGCGGTTCTGCGCCTTGCCCTCGGGCGTCTCGTTGTCGGCCACGGGCTCGCTCTCGCCGTGCCCCGCCGTGTCGAGACGGCCTGCGTCGATGCCGTTGTCGACGAGGTAGGCCTTCACGGCAGCGGCGCGGTCCTCGGAGAGCGTCTGGTTGGAGGCATCCCCGCCGTCGCTGTCGGTGTGGCCCTCGATGAGCAGGCTCAAGTCGCCGTGATCGTTGAGCATGTCGAGCACCTCGTTGAGCGTCGGCGTGGACTCGGGCTTGATGCGGGCGCTGCCGGTGTCGAAGAGGATGCCCGTCGTGGAGACGAAGCCGTCGGCCTCGAGGTCGTCGTAGAGCGAGCGCGGTCCGCCCTCAGCGATGCGGAGGTCGTCGAGGAAAACGCTGTAGCGGTAGACGTTCATGAACACGTGCAGCTTGCTCGCGCGCGGGAAGTCGACACGCGGCACGTTGGAGACGCGGGTGCCGTTGACGTACATCTTCCAGTAGGGCCCGTCCACCGCCACGGCGACGTCGTACCACGTGTCGGGCTGGAAGCCGACATCGCCCATGGCCTTCACGCCGCCGGGGAGTTTCAGCCCTTGCTCGGCGTTGCTGAGGACGACGTGCGGGTCGGGCGGATAGGTGCAGCGCGTGTCGGGCGTGTCGTCGCTGCCGTCGGAGAAGAGCCGGACGCGGGCGCGACGCTGCGGGTCGCTCGTGCGGACGCGGAACTGCATCGTGTAGCGCTCAGGCAGCGCCTCGGGCAGCGGGATCGTGAAGCAGCCGTTACCGCCCGGCCCGCCCTCGCTTGTGCCTTCGCCCACGCGAAGGACCTTGTTCTCCGTCCTGCCTTCGGTCATCTCGACCACGTCGAGCGTGCCCGCGATGTAGTCGAGGCGCGAGGGGAAGTTGCCGGTGCGGGTGCCCTCGAAGTCGTGATAGTAGAGCACGCGGTCGCCGGGGACGAAGTCGTAGTTGGCCCAGATGCCTGTGCCCGGGCGCGTGGTGTCGGGGGCGGCGCCGTCCTCTCCGTCGCGCGTCGCTTGGGCGGCGGCATCCTGGTCCTCGACGGGCTCGCCGTCGGCATCGACGTAGACGACCTCCTTGCCATCGGCTTCGGCCTCGCGGGCGCACTGCCGGTCGCCCATCGCACAGGCGATAGCTCCAGACACCGCACGGTCGGCCCGGCGCTCCGCCTCGCGCTCGACGGCCCGCTCGGCACCACGTTCGGCAGCCCGCCGCGCCCGCTCCAGGATGGACTGTGCGCTCAAACCCGGCCCGAGTAGCAGCGTGACACACACGACGACGAAGAGGCGAGAGAGCGACAGCATGGCGAGGCGAGGCTGGTGGAACGTCGACTCACACTAGCCGAGATCTTCGCCGCCCCGCGTCGCCCGTTGATGTGATATTGAGGCTGTTGCGTATTGCGTATCGGATCGAGGTCAACACGGAATACGCAACACGCAACGCATCTCGCCTCCGAGGACTGCCTCAAACAGGGAGCCCAAACAGGGAGCCGACTTCGAGCACGCCCTCTCGCTTCACTTCAGATGACCAAAACCAAAATCTGCGGCATCACGCAGCTCCAGGATGCACGCGTCTGTGCAGGCTATGGGGCCAATTACCTCGGCTTCATCCAGTACGAAGACAGCCCCCGCTACGTCGAGCCTGCCGTGGCGAAGGAGATCATCGGCTGGGTGGCGGGCGCGCAGCCCGTGGGCGTGTTCGTGAACGAGGACGCCGAGACGATCAACCGCCGCTGCGCCGAGGTCGGCTTCCAACTCGCGCAGCTGCACGGCCACGAGCCACCGGAGGTCGTCGCTGCCGTCGAAGTACCCGTCATCAAGGCCGTCCACGTCCAGCACGACGCGGCCAGCGAACAGCTTCGGTTCCTCATGGAGCCGTATGAGGGCCTCGCCGACTACTTTCTCCTCGACACGCACAAGACGAGCCTCTGGGGCGGTACGGGCGAGAGCTTCAACTGGCGCCTCGCCCGCGAGTTGGCGGGCGACTTCCCGCTCTTCCTCGCGGGCGGCATCGGCGCGCACAACGTGGCCGAGGCGTTGCGCATGCGGCCCTACGCCGTGGACCTCTCCTCGTCCGTCGAGTCCGAGCCCGGCGTGAAGGACTACGACAAGCTCGCCGCCTTCTTCGACGCGTTCTACGAGGCGGTCGAAGAAGAGTCGTAGGACACAAGTCTTAAGTCGCAGGTCCAACCGTGTCCAGACCTGCGACCTGTGACCCAGGACCTGCGACGCGCTCCCAGGCGAACAGGTCGGCGTACGCGTCGTCCTCGCCCATCATCTCGCAGACGACGAGGCGGGCGAGGCGGACGGCGAAGCCCATGCCGTGCCCGGTGAAGCCGCCGCACCAGCGGCTCTCAGGGTGCCCTGGCAGCGCACCCACGAGCGGGAGGCCGTCGGGCGAGAAGCCCATCGTCCCGCTCCACCGCCGCTCGACCTGGACGGGCGAGACAGCGGGAACGTGCTCAGCGAGGTAGGCTTCGAGGCCGGCTTGCAACGCAGGCGTAGTGGCGTCTTCGTAGCCGACCTCCTCATCCCGATGGAGGTGCCGTGCGCCGCCGACCAGAAGGCGGCCGTTGGCGTGCTGGCGGACATAGTAGTAGCCCTCGTGCGAGTAGACGGGCCGCGTGAGGGTCGGCGCGACGGGTGCCGTGGCGAGCATCTGCGCGCGGACGGGCCGGACGAACAGGGCCAGGTCCGGGACGAGCAGCGGCGCGTAGGCGTTGAGCGCAAGTACGACCCGCTCGGCCCGGATGGTGCCGCGTGCGGTGTGAACGAGCGTACCCCTACGGTCGGCCTCCAACGCTTCGACAGGCGTATGCGTTACGAGCGTGGCACCGCTCTCGCTGGCCAGGTACCGTACGAGCCGCACGGGGTCGAGCGCGCCGTCGTCGTCCACGAGGAGCGCACCGGCGAAGCGCGCCGTGCCAAGCGTGCGGTTAGCAGCCGCCGCGTCGAGGTAGCGGGCGTTCGTACCGAGGTCAGCGAGCAGATCGGCCCCGCGTTCGAGGCGGTTGGCGTCGTCGGGGCTCGCGGCGGCGATGGCGCTGCCGACGGCCTCGCGGCGGATCGCGCCGGCGGGCAGCGCTTCGACAAGCCGCTGGTTCTCCTGCGTGAATGCCCAGATGCGTCGCGCGATGTCCTCGCCATATTCCTCGACGGCTTGCACTACGTCGGCGGCAGTGCCTTGCAGCAGGAAGCCTGCGTTGCGGCCCGACGCCCCGCTCGCCAACGCCCCCCGTTCCACGAGGGCAACGCGCAAATCCGGGGCGTGCTGCCGCAGCCAGTAGGCCGCCGCGCAGCCCGCCACGCCGCCGCCGACCACCGCGATATCTACCGCGTCTGGGAGTTGTGCGGGGGGCGGTGCCGCGGGCGTATCGGCTTGCCAGAGCGAGGTCGTAGACATGGGCAGTGCGGAAAGTCTCGGCGTCCAACCTACGCCGTCGCCGGTCGGTGTGGATCCAGCCCTTCGCGCGTGCTCGGCGTCTCTACTCGTCGAAGTCGGGCCTCGTGTCGGCCAGGACCAGCACGCGGTCTTCGGCGACCCCGGCCTCGGACTCGACCCGGTAGGTAAAGATACCGCTCTGGTCTTGCGGAGCGAACCAGTCTGCCACAGACATACTACCGCTGGATACCGTGGCCGCAACCCCTCCCGAGGGGTCGACGAGGGTAATAGTTGAGGAAGGAGGTAGGTTGACGAACCGAATGATGCGCTCGTCGGGGCTTCGGCCGTACGCCGTGGTGAAGGAGGCAGGGTTGGGCACGGCCTGGACCAGATCGAGGAAGTCGAGGGCCGGAAGCCGCTCAATGGCGAGCGCGTCGTCGTCGCCGAAGGCGAGCCCGTCGATGCTGCGCAGTTCCGGCCCGAACTGCAGGGTGCCTGCTTGCCATCCTCCCCTGACGCCTTCCGGGTTGGGCTCGGTCGTCTCCCGGAAGAAGGCAAGCGTGGCCGTAGCCGGGTCGTACCAGAACGAGGCGGGGCTACCGTCGAAGGTCACCTGCTCGGCGTCCTGCACGCCCCATATGTCGCTGGGCCACGTCAGCAGAGTCGGCGGTTCGCCATCCTCGCCGACGAGGAGCCTGCCTCCCTCGTCCGTGAGGCTCCGGTAGCCTAGCGTGGCCGTGTCGAGCGGCGCGCTCAACCGTACGAGGAGGCCGCCGCCGTTTTGTAGCGCCCCGTCGTCGCCGAGGTTGGTGCTCACGACGGAGAGCACCTGTGGATCTTCAGTACCGCTGTCGCACCCGGCCAGAAGGCCGACAGCCAGCCCTGTAACGATGATCGTGAAGTAGGCAAAGCGCATGGGGCGCGGTAGGCTGGACTAGGAAGAGAGGCGTCCACGCTTGACCCATCGCCCGGTTGCTCATCCCACCTTCAAGACTGGTCAAGAACGCCGCGTCTAGCTGTGTCGAGCCCTGACTGTGTGGGCGAACTCAGCCCTGCTCGCGGAGCGTCACCACCAGGCCATCCGGCTCCGCCTCAACGTGCACGTCGGCGAGCCGGGCGACCACGGCGTTGGCCGCGGCGAGATACTCAGGCTGGCCTGTCGAGGCGATACCGATGGCGCCCGCAGCCTGCGCCGAGGCGACGCCAGCGGGCGCACGGGCTTCAGAGCGAGGTCGTCGACATCGTTCTTCTTGGAGCAGTGTAGCTCTTGAGCACTTCTTGGAGAGGGATGCGACGAGGCACACCAGCTTGCTCGCCACGATCTACCATGCCATACGCACTACCATGCCATACGCACCATGCAAACACATACTGTGAAGCCGAGTCCGCCAGCCTTGCGCCGGACGAGCTTCAGCGCGTCCACACATAGCGCTCCACGGTGGCGTCGCCGGGAGTGGCCTCGTGGCGGAAGCCTAGCCGCGTGAGCAAGGCGATGGAGGCGGTGTTGTCAGGCACGGTGATCGCGAGGACGCGGTCGAGCCCGAGCGCGGGGACTTCTTGGCCGAGAATGGCGGCAGCGGCCTCGTGGGCGTACCCCTGCCCCCAGTGCTCCGGCAGGAGTGCGAAGCCGAGGTCGGGCGCGTCGAGCGTGTCGCGCTTCAGCAGGCCGCAGATGCCGAGCACGGCCTCGTCCGTCTTTCGCTCGACCGCATAGAGGCCGTGCCCCACGTCGGCGTAGCGCGCCCAGAGCCCGGTGGCCAGATAGTCTCGGGCGGCGGCCTCCGTGCGCACGCCACGGTCGCCGATGAAGCGCAGGAACGACGGCTCGTTGAGCAAGCGCAGCACAAACGGCGCGTCGGCAGCGGTCAGGTGACGCAGCACCAATCGTTTGGTCGTGAGCGCGCTCATGTCGTTGTGGCCCGGCGTTCTAGGTTCTGCGGGAGGTCCCTCTGCGTCCTCGTCCTGCCCTGCAAACGCGGTTCGCGCGCGCAAGCGCCCGCTGACCTGGCAGGCCCTGCGTAATCTACACGAATCCGCAGCCTTCGTAGCCATGCCACCCTCGTCCCATGGATCGATTGCTGCGATGCACGGTAGACGAAAGCCCCTGCAAGCGCTCCGCCCGTTGTGTTCAGCCGCCCCCGGCGCGTAGCTTGCGCGTTGCTGTTTTTTGACGCCATACCCTGTGGTGTCCACGCCTGCTCCTCCGGCCATGACCGCCTCGACGTTCGCCGCCGCCCTCGCCGACCACTTTCTGGCAATGCTACCGGACGACCGGCCGCTCGAGCGCGACGCGCTCGCAGCCCTGCCGGCTCCGGTGGGCCACTTCCTCTCGTGCTGGCTCGCGCAACACGTCGGACGCGTCGATGCGTCGCTGCGGTCGCCCTGGGTGGCCGAGACCTCAGCGGTCGCCGCCGCCCGCGCAGACCTGGTCGCGACCATGCAGCGCGACGCGCAGGTCCCCGAGGAGCGCCGTGCCCAGGTCGTACGCTATGCCACGGCCCGGATCGTGAGCTTCCTAGTGGCTCCGGCCGAGGCCTTTCCGAAGACCATCGAGGAGACGGGGGCTGGGCCGTATTCGGTCGAGCTCGTCCTCGACCGCCTCGCCTGGTTCGCAACGCGGCCCACGCTCGCCGAAGTGCTCCGCAGCTACTTTGACTGGAAGGGCACGCAGCAGGTTAGCGCGAGTGACCTCCGCCGCCTCCTCGCCCAGATCGACGAGCGACTAGCCCAGGAGGAGTCCCCGAGCGACTGGATGGACCACCTCGCGCCGCTGTTCGACTTGGCGGCACACGTGAACGCCGACCGGCACCTCTCTGCCTCGGTTCTGCGCGACCACTTCGCCGCGCGCGGCTTGGACGCGTCGGTGTTCTCCGACGACCAGGCCGCTGTCAGCGAGGCGCAGCTCCTCGCGCTGCTCCAGATTGACGCGCCGCGCGTCCCCGTCAGCGTCAACGCGCTGATGGTCGAGGAGGACGACCTCGGCTTTACCGCGCCGTCGCCCTCCGCTCCCGACGCACCACTGGCAACAGGGCCGGATGCCAACGCGGCCGTGGCTCCGGAGGACGTACCCACGGAGGATTCCCAAGTAGCTCATCTGCACGCGGAGGCCCCGGAGACTGAGGCGGAGGCCCCGGAGACTGAGGCGGAGGCCCCGGAGACTGAGGCGGAGGCCCCGGAGACTGAGGACGTGCCCTCGGAAACCGCGCCCCGCACCGCATTCGAGCCAGCACCCGAGGCAGTGACCTCGCACGAAGACACCGACGTCCAGCAGACCGACGACAGCCTGGCATCGGAGCCGTACTCGCCCACCTCTGCGCTCGACGCGCCGCTTCCCGACCTAGCGCAGGCACCCCTCTCGTCGTCGCTCGGTCCCGCACCGTCGGTTCCAGCGGTTCCTTCAGCACCCGAGACGCCGTCCGAGAACGAGACTTCGGAGGCTCTGACCTCGGCTTCCCAGAACGTGGCAGACGCGGCCCAGGACTCCTTCGATCCTGGCGAGCCGCCTTCTTCGAGACCTTCCACCATCGAAGAGGCAACGCGCGACGACCAGCCACT encodes:
- a CDS encoding phosphoribosylanthranilate isomerase, with the translated sequence MTKTKICGITQLQDARVCAGYGANYLGFIQYEDSPRYVEPAVAKEIIGWVAGAQPVGVFVNEDAETINRRCAEVGFQLAQLHGHEPPEVVAAVEVPVIKAVHVQHDAASEQLRFLMEPYEGLADYFLLDTHKTSLWGGTGESFNWRLARELAGDFPLFLAGGIGAHNVAEALRMRPYAVDLSSSVESEPGVKDYDKLAAFFDAFYEAVEEES
- a CDS encoding OmpA family protein; the encoded protein is MLSLSRLFVVVCVTLLLGPGLSAQSILERARRAAERGAERAVEREAERRADRAVSGAIACAMGDRQCAREAEADGKEVVYVDADGEPVEDQDAAAQATRDGEDGAAPDTTRPGTGIWANYDFVPGDRVLYYHDFEGTRTGNFPSRLDYIAGTLDVVEMTEGRTENKVLRVGEGTSEGGPGGNGCFTIPLPEALPERYTMQFRVRTSDPQRRARVRLFSDGSDDTPDTRCTYPPDPHVVLSNAEQGLKLPGGVKAMGDVGFQPDTWYDVAVAVDGPYWKMYVNGTRVSNVPRVDFPRASKLHVFMNVYRYSVFLDDLRIAEGGPRSLYDDLEADGFVSTTGILFDTGSARIKPESTPTLNEVLDMLNDHGDLSLLIEGHTDSDGGDASNQTLSEDRAAAVKAYLVDNGIDAGRLDTAGHGESEPVADNETPEGKAQNRRVVFSKRE
- a CDS encoding FAD-binding oxidoreductase; this translates as MSTTSLWQADTPAAPPPAQLPDAVDIAVVGGGVAGCAAAYWLRQHAPDLRVALVERGALASGASGRNAGFLLQGTAADVVQAVEEYGEDIARRIWAFTQENQRLVEALPAGAIRREAVGSAIAAASPDDANRLERGADLLADLGTNARYLDAAAANRTLGTARFAGALLVDDDGALDPVRLVRYLASESGATLVTHTPVEALEADRRGTLVHTARGTIRAERVVLALNAYAPLLVPDLALFVRPVRAQMLATAPVAPTLTRPVYSHEGYYYVRQHANGRLLVGGARHLHRDEEVGYEDATTPALQAGLEAYLAEHVPAVSPVQVERRWSGTMGFSPDGLPLVGALPGHPESRWCGGFTGHGMGFAVRLARLVVCEMMGEDDAYADLFAWERVAGPGSQVAGLDTVGPAT
- a CDS encoding GNAT family N-acetyltransferase → MSALTTKRLVLRHLTAADAPFVLRLLNEPSFLRFIGDRGVRTEAAARDYLATGLWARYADVGHGLYAVERKTDEAVLGICGLLKRDTLDAPDLGFALLPEHWGQGYAHEAAAAILGQEVPALGLDRVLAITVPDNTASIALLTRLGFRHEATPGDATVERYVWTR